One segment of Rhodopirellula baltica SH 1 DNA contains the following:
- a CDS encoding AraC family transcriptional regulator yields MEDIQTPEFVSKQTVEASHFYLDLDPDSSSRFTVVCGGVERTSLDYVVERSNFPFWGLEIVDQGEGKLQLENEWFELKRGTVFAYGPGVRHRIENSSKTGMRKYYLDMFGTDAKSLLLEANLLRGYPLQVRNVKELTDLFSIISAEGKDDQFRSRDIVSLITRAMIIKIAQRKSTTDGDSPKAFEVYEDIRQYMEDNFRDLTSIAQVAEQCGYTTVYVSRLFKRYASRGAYQYLLRLRMNYAADLLFTQGMKVRDVAEMLQFADAFQFSRAFKRVYGVPPSQLKRSR; encoded by the coding sequence ATGGAAGATATCCAGACGCCGGAATTCGTCTCCAAACAAACCGTGGAAGCCTCGCATTTCTATTTGGACCTGGATCCAGATAGTTCGAGTCGGTTCACGGTTGTCTGTGGTGGCGTGGAGCGGACGTCTTTGGATTACGTCGTCGAACGAAGCAATTTTCCGTTCTGGGGGCTGGAGATCGTCGATCAAGGCGAAGGCAAATTGCAGCTCGAGAATGAATGGTTTGAACTGAAGCGGGGTACCGTCTTTGCCTACGGTCCGGGAGTTCGTCACCGCATCGAGAACAGCTCGAAGACCGGAATGCGGAAGTACTACTTGGACATGTTTGGTACCGACGCGAAGAGCCTGCTGCTGGAAGCGAATTTGCTTCGCGGCTATCCGTTGCAGGTCCGGAACGTGAAAGAGTTGACCGATTTATTCTCGATCATTTCAGCCGAAGGTAAGGACGATCAATTTCGATCCCGCGATATCGTTTCGTTGATCACCCGGGCAATGATTATCAAGATCGCTCAGCGGAAGTCGACGACCGATGGCGATTCGCCAAAAGCGTTCGAAGTCTACGAGGACATCCGGCAGTACATGGAAGACAACTTTCGTGACCTGACATCGATCGCCCAAGTCGCCGAGCAGTGTGGTTACACGACTGTCTACGTTTCGCGGTTGTTTAAAAGGTACGCTTCGCGTGGTGCGTACCAGTACTTGTTGCGACTGCGAATGAACTACGCCGCGGACTTGTTGTTCACTCAAGGAATGAAAGTCCGCGACGTTGCCGAAATGCTGCAATTTGCGGATGCATTTCAGTTTTCAAGAGCTTTCAAACGGGTCTACGGCGTGCCACCGAGTCAGTTAAAACGCTCTCGTTAA
- a CDS encoding ROK family protein yields the protein MNFASTKESNHNNGDDSGGGTWVLGIDLGGTTIKFGLFRGDKLIWRNHIRTDDFGSPEAAFQSCRDNVERTLNESSKTIEDLHAIGLAMAGVLDPKAEALAETANLHRWHHLNFRQQLADVFPETGCASERCRRRCVG from the coding sequence ATGAATTTCGCGTCCACCAAAGAATCGAACCACAACAACGGCGATGATTCGGGCGGAGGGACGTGGGTACTTGGAATCGATCTTGGCGGAACGACCATCAAGTTCGGTTTGTTTCGCGGCGACAAATTGATCTGGCGGAACCATATTCGGACGGATGATTTTGGATCGCCTGAGGCGGCATTCCAATCATGCCGAGACAACGTTGAACGCACGCTCAACGAATCATCGAAAACAATCGAGGATCTGCATGCGATCGGTTTAGCGATGGCGGGTGTGCTGGACCCAAAAGCGGAAGCCTTGGCCGAAACCGCCAATTTGCATCGTTGGCATCACCTCAATTTCCGCCAGCAACTCGCGGATGTTTTTCCAGAAACCGGTTGCGCTTCTGAACGATGCCGACGCCGCTGCGTTGGCTGA
- a CDS encoding glucosamine-6-phosphate deaminase translates to MSGTDATHLVPQSPKNKIAYRVYPESTDASAAVAREIATLIRERAAESRMAVLGLVAGSSPVNVYAELIRLHREENLSLANVITFNLDEYYPMNPDCLQSHARFMHEHLFDHVDIRPENIHLPDGTQPVETIADGCAAYDQELIDAGGIDIQLLGIGRTGHIGFNEPGSGTDSRTRMITLDGMTRIDSASHFFGVENVPRRAITMGVSTILQARKIFLLAFGEGKSSIIARTIEGELAPSVPATSLQEHTDAELILDRAAAAQLTVIQSPWLVDKVTWDDTMVRRAVIDLSQALQKPVLMLVDGDYNENGLQDLLAEHGSAYEINLRVFRHLQSTITGWPAGKPDQPGVVFPKRIVLFSPHPDDDVISMGGTLTRLAGQGHEVHVAYQTSGNIAVFDGDAIRFAKFAREFCKEFDLLTPPVVELTKRMIEFLGTKDHGEVDIPEMQRLKGLIRRGEAEEGAIVCGVPAERLHFLELPFYETGVVRKSPISDADIQITVDLLREVQPHQIYAAGDLSDPHGTHRTCLDILLAACERCGEDEWMSQCVVWLYRGAWQEWAPHEIEMAVPLSPQEVDRKRAAIFKHESQKDRALFPGADAREFWQRAEARNAHTARTYDQLGLAQYQAIEGFVEYKRPQS, encoded by the coding sequence ATGTCAGGAACGGACGCCACGCACCTGGTTCCACAATCGCCCAAGAACAAGATTGCCTATCGGGTCTATCCCGAGTCGACCGACGCGAGTGCCGCCGTCGCTCGTGAAATCGCCACGCTCATTCGCGAGCGTGCTGCCGAATCGCGAATGGCAGTGTTGGGATTGGTCGCTGGTTCATCTCCCGTCAACGTGTACGCCGAACTGATACGGCTTCACCGAGAAGAAAACTTGTCGTTGGCGAACGTGATCACGTTCAATTTGGACGAGTACTACCCGATGAATCCAGATTGCTTGCAGAGCCATGCGCGGTTCATGCACGAGCATTTGTTTGATCACGTTGATATTCGTCCAGAGAACATTCATTTGCCCGATGGGACTCAGCCTGTCGAGACCATCGCTGACGGGTGTGCGGCTTACGACCAAGAATTGATTGATGCTGGTGGCATCGATATTCAATTGCTAGGGATCGGACGGACCGGCCACATTGGATTTAACGAACCCGGATCAGGCACCGATTCACGGACACGAATGATCACGCTCGATGGCATGACGCGGATTGACTCGGCCAGCCACTTCTTTGGGGTGGAGAACGTGCCGCGGCGAGCCATCACGATGGGTGTCTCGACGATTCTGCAAGCCCGCAAAATATTTCTGTTGGCGTTTGGAGAAGGCAAATCGTCGATCATCGCTCGAACGATCGAAGGCGAACTGGCCCCTTCGGTTCCGGCGACATCATTGCAAGAACACACCGACGCGGAATTGATTCTCGATCGAGCGGCAGCGGCTCAGTTGACTGTCATTCAATCACCTTGGTTGGTCGACAAGGTCACGTGGGACGACACGATGGTGCGTCGTGCCGTGATCGATCTTTCGCAGGCGTTGCAGAAGCCCGTCTTGATGCTGGTCGATGGCGATTACAACGAAAACGGATTGCAAGATCTTCTCGCGGAACATGGATCGGCCTATGAGATCAACCTGCGTGTCTTTCGGCATTTGCAAAGCACGATCACGGGATGGCCGGCCGGCAAACCGGACCAGCCCGGCGTGGTCTTTCCAAAACGAATCGTTCTGTTTTCACCCCACCCCGACGATGACGTGATCTCGATGGGAGGCACTTTGACTCGCCTCGCCGGTCAAGGACACGAGGTGCATGTCGCTTATCAGACGTCCGGCAACATCGCCGTGTTTGATGGCGATGCGATTCGTTTTGCCAAGTTCGCTCGCGAATTTTGTAAAGAGTTTGATTTGCTCACTCCTCCGGTGGTCGAACTGACCAAGCGCATGATCGAGTTCTTGGGAACGAAGGACCATGGCGAGGTCGACATCCCTGAGATGCAGCGATTGAAAGGTTTGATCCGACGTGGTGAAGCCGAAGAGGGGGCGATTGTATGCGGTGTTCCAGCGGAGCGATTGCACTTTTTGGAACTGCCTTTCTATGAAACCGGCGTGGTTCGAAAGAGTCCGATCAGCGACGCTGACATTCAGATCACGGTGGACCTTCTTCGCGAAGTCCAGCCGCATCAGATCTACGCCGCCGGTGATCTTAGCGACCCGCACGGAACGCATCGTACATGCTTGGATATCCTACTGGCCGCTTGCGAACGATGCGGAGAAGACGAATGGATGAGCCAGTGTGTGGTGTGGCTCTACCGTGGCGCTTGGCAAGAATGGGCACCTCATGAGATTGAGATGGCCGTGCCACTGAGTCCACAGGAGGTCGATCGAAAGCGAGCGGCGATTTTCAAGCATGAATCGCAAAAAGACCGAGCCTTGTTCCCCGGGGCAGATGCTCGCGAATTTTGGCAGCGAGCCGAAGCTCGCAACGCGCACACAGCACGCACGTATGATCAACTCGGGCTGGCACAATATCAGGCCATCGAAGGTTTTGTAGAATACAAACGTCCCCAGTCCTGA
- a CDS encoding DUF1559 domain-containing protein produces the protein MQKSPSQRAGFTLVELLVVIAIIGVLVGLLLPAVQAAREAARRMSCSNNFKQIGLAIHNYHSAYNQLPIHGGGTTDPHSAQIWRPSEVSNNGRLSWLVGLTPFIEQQGLWEMISNPLNEDSRGASPPAASGNGGVSGGATRNGGPFNPMGPTPDEILYTPWVTQMPTFRCPSDPGVGLPSLGRTNYAANLGDSAERAHQGDWNNSAPIGYGNISSGLANEIQGAGRGFFTVHKSRRFRDVLDGLSNTIAAGEIATDLGDKDARTAALNRGWSFVRNYPPNDCDNLVDPARPQFWDASQTTVSGVDGRGFRWAEHLPNFSGFFTAQPPNSPICNEQNAGNSGWYSASSRHQGGVHVLMGDGAVKFMTDSVEAGNQSQLGINAYRSAGSKSPYGVWGALGTRAAKEIIEDVF, from the coding sequence ATGCAAAAGTCCCCTTCGCAACGAGCAGGCTTCACGCTTGTCGAGCTGCTGGTCGTGATAGCGATCATCGGCGTTCTTGTTGGTTTGTTGTTGCCCGCCGTGCAGGCCGCTCGCGAAGCTGCCCGCCGAATGAGCTGCAGCAACAACTTCAAACAAATTGGTTTGGCAATTCACAACTACCACAGTGCGTACAACCAATTGCCAATTCATGGTGGCGGTACGACCGACCCACATTCCGCACAGATCTGGCGCCCATCGGAAGTTTCCAACAACGGCCGTTTGAGCTGGTTGGTCGGGTTGACCCCGTTCATCGAACAACAGGGTCTTTGGGAAATGATCTCAAATCCATTGAACGAAGATTCGCGCGGTGCCAGCCCACCGGCGGCAAGCGGCAATGGTGGTGTCAGCGGCGGAGCGACTCGCAATGGCGGCCCATTCAACCCAATGGGACCAACACCAGACGAGATCCTTTACACGCCATGGGTCACGCAAATGCCAACGTTCCGTTGCCCAAGCGATCCAGGCGTCGGCCTGCCTTCGCTCGGACGCACGAACTACGCTGCCAACTTGGGCGATTCCGCTGAACGTGCTCACCAAGGTGATTGGAACAACAGCGCACCAATCGGCTACGGCAACATCAGCTCTGGTTTGGCCAACGAAATCCAAGGTGCAGGCCGTGGATTCTTCACGGTTCACAAGAGCCGACGTTTTCGCGATGTTCTGGACGGCTTGTCCAACACCATTGCTGCTGGTGAAATCGCGACGGACCTGGGCGACAAAGACGCCCGCACCGCTGCCCTCAACCGAGGTTGGTCGTTCGTTCGTAACTATCCACCAAACGACTGCGACAACTTGGTCGATCCGGCTCGTCCTCAATTCTGGGATGCGTCTCAAACCACCGTCAGCGGTGTCGATGGTCGCGGTTTTCGTTGGGCCGAGCACTTGCCAAACTTCAGTGGTTTCTTCACTGCTCAACCACCAAACAGCCCCATCTGCAACGAGCAAAACGCGGGCAACTCAGGTTGGTACTCCGCATCGAGTCGCCACCAAGGTGGTGTTCACGTCTTGATGGGTGACGGTGCCGTGAAGTTCATGACTGACTCCGTCGAAGCTGGCAATCAAAGCCAACTTGGCATCAACGCTTACCGATCTGCCGGATCGAAGAGCCCCTACGGCGTTTGGGGTGCCCTCGGCACACGAGCAGCCAAGGAAATTATCGAAGACGTCTTTTGA
- a CDS encoding metallophosphoesterase family protein: MNPASSSFVESGDQTSQLAHQLVGRRTLLKNGTLVLAASALTNRRLFAEEVKSDEKAVRVGLITDLHYADKSPAGSRHYRETLGKLEAAGQQFSTDQPDFVVELGDLIDAADSVDVEQGYLKTINKQFSSICDERHYVLGNHCVDTLTKDEFLGGVEQERSYYSFDRQGIHFIVLDACFREDGKSYGRRNFHWTDANISAEELEWLRGDLKASSKPTVVFAHQRLDVSNHHGVKNNADVRRVLEDSGSVVAVFQGHSHQNDLSEIGGIHYCTMAAMVEGSGPESNGYSVMDIQPDGTIEIKGFVRQASYRWDV; this comes from the coding sequence ATGAATCCTGCATCAAGTTCATTCGTTGAATCCGGCGATCAAACTAGCCAGCTTGCTCACCAACTTGTTGGGAGACGCACCTTGCTGAAGAATGGAACGCTCGTTTTGGCGGCGTCCGCTTTGACCAATCGACGGTTGTTCGCTGAGGAAGTGAAGAGCGATGAGAAAGCAGTTCGCGTCGGGCTGATCACGGATTTGCATTACGCTGACAAGTCGCCCGCCGGGTCGCGTCACTATCGAGAAACGCTAGGCAAGTTGGAGGCAGCCGGTCAGCAGTTCTCGACCGATCAACCGGATTTTGTCGTGGAACTGGGCGACCTGATTGATGCGGCGGATTCGGTGGATGTTGAGCAAGGGTATCTCAAGACGATCAACAAGCAATTCTCTTCGATTTGTGACGAACGTCATTACGTCTTGGGTAACCATTGCGTTGACACGTTGACGAAAGACGAATTCTTGGGCGGAGTGGAACAGGAACGTTCTTACTACTCATTCGATCGACAAGGGATTCACTTCATCGTTCTGGACGCGTGCTTTCGAGAGGACGGGAAGTCTTACGGTCGTCGCAACTTTCATTGGACGGACGCAAACATTTCTGCTGAAGAACTGGAATGGCTGCGTGGTGACCTGAAGGCAAGCAGCAAGCCGACGGTGGTGTTTGCTCATCAACGACTCGACGTCAGCAACCATCACGGAGTGAAGAACAACGCGGATGTTCGAAGAGTGTTGGAGGATTCAGGTTCGGTTGTGGCAGTGTTTCAAGGTCACAGCCACCAAAATGATCTCAGCGAGATCGGAGGCATCCACTATTGCACAATGGCGGCGATGGTCGAAGGCTCAGGTCCAGAAAGCAATGGCTATTCGGTCATGGATATCCAACCGGATGGCACGATTGAAATCAAAGGCTTCGTTCGGCAAGCCAGCTATCGATGGGATGTCTAA
- a CDS encoding GxxExxY protein, whose product MTDVEINVLTEKMIGCAFQVSNTLGCGFLEKVYENALAYELQKHGLDVMQQAPIKVHYEQIIVGEYFADLLVSNAVIIELKAVKEINAAFTAQCLNYLKATGLPICRLLNFGKPRVEIKRFRH is encoded by the coding sequence ATGACTGACGTCGAAATCAACGTATTGACCGAGAAGATGATTGGTTGCGCGTTCCAAGTTTCAAACACACTTGGATGCGGATTTTTGGAGAAGGTGTACGAAAACGCCCTCGCCTACGAACTGCAGAAACATGGTCTTGATGTGATGCAACAGGCTCCCATCAAAGTACATTACGAACAAATCATTGTCGGGGAATATTTCGCGGACCTACTTGTTTCAAATGCAGTAATTATCGAACTCAAAGCCGTCAAAGAGATCAACGCAGCTTTCACCGCCCAATGCCTCAACTACTTGAAGGCAACGGGGCTCCCAATTTGCCGCCTGCTTAACTTCGGCAAGCCCCGCGTCGAGATCAAACGGTTCCGCCACTAA
- a CDS encoding ROK family protein, with translation MFFQKPVALLNDADAAALAESAHGLCRANSLVLMTLGTGVGGGVILDGRPIRGANGCGGEIGHATIDFSSDARMCGCGFPGHLEAYAGSAGVIQTANEILKQTDALSALRGMKSLTPLAIANAAADGDSIAIRVIHQTGVVIGRSIAMFAHVVDPDVVLLGGAMTFGGPGTDTGKQFLQSIREECFPRTLVQISSHLKIEFATLGNDAGIVGAAHYSRQMAGETSWPGTAIR, from the coding sequence ATGTTTTTCCAGAAACCGGTTGCGCTTCTGAACGATGCCGACGCCGCTGCGTTGGCTGAGTCAGCCCATGGTTTGTGCCGAGCGAACTCTTTGGTGTTGATGACGCTTGGAACCGGAGTGGGAGGCGGGGTCATCTTGGACGGTCGTCCGATTCGAGGAGCGAATGGATGCGGTGGCGAGATTGGACACGCGACCATTGATTTTTCATCCGACGCTCGAATGTGCGGGTGCGGCTTTCCTGGGCATCTGGAAGCGTATGCCGGATCGGCGGGCGTCATTCAAACGGCGAATGAGATACTGAAGCAGACCGACGCGTTGAGTGCGTTACGAGGAATGAAATCGCTGACGCCGTTGGCGATCGCGAATGCCGCGGCCGATGGAGATTCGATTGCGATCCGAGTCATTCACCAAACCGGCGTGGTGATCGGACGATCAATTGCGATGTTCGCTCACGTTGTGGATCCCGACGTTGTGCTTTTGGGCGGCGCAATGACGTTTGGTGGCCCAGGAACCGACACCGGAAAGCAGTTTCTGCAATCGATTCGCGAGGAGTGTTTTCCTCGGACCCTGGTGCAAATCAGCTCGCATCTGAAGATCGAGTTTGCAACCTTAGGGAACGATGCCGGGATTGTTGGTGCGGCTCACTATTCTCGGCAAATGGCCGGCGAGACCTCTTGGCCCGGAACCGCTATAAGATAG
- a CDS encoding FG-GAP-like repeat-containing protein — MLAASAFKLKNDSEFDAIRIVLRVFLCAAGLCVLFGCKPTDSTSNPATTNIVDGEDRSVTDSSDEIAAEAFGPDQILNLGRTQGWEAAEQVASRALILSPQDVGILVVSAEVKQRLGKTDEMSMLLVDATRADDFENETLVLQAVAGLMANGQLFEAIELLEDVIGKHPERSETRRWLFDCLVNSEQINQALPHGRQLIRERHFDSVLLFSMGQNEQRDREVESLTILSRRNPSDARLTIGMARLALDRGDFAESGELLQQILQQHPTFSPAWCLEAERLFLAGEHPKLLSWLGDVPPNVKRDAWQFWATTGNLALKCDQPSVAAHAYWESIQRNNGVGKIHAKLARSLQLIADQHDWITPELLDGLTLRAELLERLVQVKDRFYRSDMKSPEIATSIAELLAQLGRNWEAEAWLANAIRESNGQAKAAVELRSKIVAKLRSDLPWQLEIDSFTTLDSHVHASLPASSIESLAVEIEPTSTSPQKLAGAEANGDATDYRLIDESESRGLAELPNDPIQLANGVIPIHSQLGSGGASLDYDLDGWPDIFLAGSSDGIDQEASRLSNSELCRNEAGQLHSVRREANLFNRGFPQGTVTGDLNADGFMDLIQLNYGKDQVFLNNGDGTFSDASSWFDRNEMAWSTSGAIADLDADGIADMIVLRYCEPDSPIRERCRRSDGSIDYCVPTHYNADIDQFYRGRPSGGFEIATERWDTVPTNPGRGLGLIVGQLDDTPSIDVFVANDMTSNHFWSRSMLDDSKFAESGTLCGLALDWRSRPQASMGIAAADFDGDHDLDFYVTNFEKEHNTLYLQQNPGIWSDQTQSAGLYKPSFESLGFGTIAIDLDNDMSEEVMICNGHVHHDSPSGYAQHPQLWSRSNHGFQFVPRAKLSDYFQTKHVGRAVWKMDIDRDDNTDLVITHQGDRPTLLCNRTPKASANHSLKIRLVGTVSARDAIGSVVSITHGTHSSTQWLLSGDGYMASCDKVLTFGLGTANEDARIEVSITWPDGTTQSAQTRPNVELLVVQNQPTAFVLDADSHLD; from the coding sequence TTGCTGGCAGCTTCCGCTTTCAAGCTCAAAAACGACTCTGAGTTCGACGCCATCCGCATCGTGCTCAGAGTTTTTTTATGCGCCGCTGGTTTGTGTGTTCTGTTTGGATGCAAGCCAACGGACTCAACGTCAAATCCGGCGACAACGAACATCGTCGACGGCGAAGATCGTTCTGTTACAGATTCCAGCGACGAAATTGCTGCTGAGGCATTTGGACCAGACCAGATTTTGAACTTGGGGCGAACCCAAGGATGGGAGGCCGCGGAACAAGTCGCGAGCCGGGCTTTGATTCTTTCGCCGCAAGACGTCGGCATCCTGGTAGTGTCCGCTGAAGTGAAACAACGCCTCGGCAAGACGGACGAGATGTCGATGCTACTGGTCGATGCAACACGCGCCGACGATTTCGAGAACGAGACGCTGGTGCTGCAAGCGGTCGCGGGACTGATGGCGAACGGTCAACTCTTCGAGGCCATTGAATTGCTCGAAGACGTGATCGGCAAACATCCGGAACGAAGCGAAACACGTCGATGGTTGTTTGATTGTTTGGTCAACTCGGAACAAATCAATCAGGCGTTGCCGCACGGTCGCCAGCTCATTCGTGAACGTCATTTCGATTCGGTTCTGTTGTTTTCAATGGGCCAGAACGAACAACGCGATCGTGAAGTGGAATCTCTGACGATTCTTTCCCGCCGCAACCCATCGGATGCCCGCCTAACGATCGGAATGGCGAGGCTCGCCCTTGACCGAGGCGATTTTGCCGAATCTGGTGAACTGCTTCAGCAAATATTGCAGCAACACCCGACGTTTTCGCCCGCATGGTGCTTGGAAGCCGAGCGTTTGTTTTTGGCCGGTGAACACCCAAAATTGCTGTCGTGGTTGGGAGATGTTCCGCCCAATGTCAAACGAGACGCGTGGCAGTTCTGGGCAACCACAGGCAACCTTGCGCTGAAGTGTGACCAGCCGTCCGTGGCCGCTCACGCTTACTGGGAATCTATCCAACGCAACAACGGTGTCGGGAAAATTCATGCCAAGCTGGCTCGATCGTTGCAGCTCATTGCGGATCAACACGATTGGATCACACCAGAACTTCTGGACGGTTTAACGCTACGAGCTGAGTTGCTGGAACGACTGGTGCAGGTGAAAGACCGTTTCTATCGCTCTGATATGAAATCGCCTGAGATCGCAACTTCCATTGCCGAACTGTTGGCTCAACTTGGTCGCAACTGGGAAGCGGAAGCTTGGCTGGCGAATGCGATCCGAGAATCCAATGGCCAAGCAAAAGCTGCTGTCGAACTACGAAGTAAGATCGTTGCCAAGTTGCGTTCCGACCTGCCATGGCAGTTGGAAATCGACTCCTTTACAACGCTGGATTCGCACGTTCATGCCAGCCTACCGGCTTCTTCAATCGAATCGTTGGCCGTCGAGATCGAACCAACCTCAACTTCACCACAAAAGCTGGCCGGCGCAGAAGCGAACGGTGATGCAACAGACTATCGACTGATTGACGAGAGCGAATCACGCGGACTCGCAGAGTTGCCGAACGATCCGATCCAACTGGCAAACGGAGTCATTCCGATTCATTCTCAGCTGGGATCCGGCGGCGCATCCTTGGATTACGACCTGGATGGTTGGCCTGACATCTTCTTGGCCGGATCTTCCGACGGGATTGATCAAGAAGCTTCCCGGCTCAGCAACAGCGAACTTTGCCGAAACGAAGCCGGACAACTGCATTCCGTTCGTCGGGAGGCAAATTTGTTCAACCGCGGGTTCCCTCAGGGGACCGTGACGGGAGATTTGAACGCGGATGGATTCATGGATTTGATTCAGCTGAATTACGGCAAGGACCAAGTGTTCCTGAACAACGGCGATGGAACATTCTCCGATGCTTCCAGCTGGTTCGATCGTAACGAAATGGCTTGGTCGACCAGTGGTGCGATCGCGGATTTGGACGCGGACGGGATCGCCGACATGATCGTTCTTCGATATTGCGAACCGGACTCTCCCATCCGTGAACGGTGCCGTCGCTCGGATGGTTCGATCGATTACTGCGTCCCCACTCACTACAACGCTGACATCGATCAGTTCTACCGCGGAAGGCCATCTGGCGGATTCGAGATCGCGACCGAACGTTGGGATACCGTTCCGACCAATCCAGGCCGTGGACTGGGACTGATCGTTGGACAACTGGACGACACGCCATCCATCGACGTTTTTGTCGCCAACGACATGACCAGCAACCACTTTTGGTCTCGGTCGATGCTGGATGATTCGAAGTTCGCAGAGAGCGGCACATTGTGTGGGCTCGCGTTGGACTGGCGTTCTCGTCCGCAGGCCAGCATGGGAATTGCCGCGGCCGACTTTGACGGCGACCATGATCTGGACTTCTACGTCACCAACTTTGAAAAAGAACACAACACGCTCTACCTGCAGCAAAACCCAGGAATTTGGTCCGATCAAACCCAATCGGCTGGGCTCTACAAACCCAGCTTCGAGTCCCTGGGTTTTGGAACAATCGCGATCGACCTCGACAACGACATGTCCGAGGAAGTGATGATCTGCAACGGTCACGTTCACCACGACTCACCGTCCGGCTACGCGCAGCATCCGCAACTTTGGTCGCGATCAAATCATGGTTTTCAGTTTGTTCCGCGAGCAAAACTGTCTGACTACTTCCAGACGAAACATGTTGGCCGTGCGGTTTGGAAGATGGATATCGACCGCGACGACAACACAGATCTGGTGATTACCCACCAAGGCGACCGGCCAACTCTGTTGTGCAATCGGACGCCAAAGGCATCAGCAAACCATTCCTTAAAAATTCGATTGGTCGGAACGGTGTCAGCTCGCGATGCGATCGGTTCGGTGGTTTCAATCACCCACGGGACACATTCCAGTACACAGTGGCTGCTTTCCGGTGATGGTTACATGGCGTCCTGCGACAAAGTCCTGACCTTTGGTCTGGGAACTGCCAACGAAGACGCTCGAATTGAGGTGTCGATTACTTGGCCCGATGGCACGACCCAATCGGCGCAGACACGACCAAACGTCGAACTGTTGGTGGTCCAGAATCAACCGACCGCGTTTGTACTGGACGCAGATTCACACTTGGATTGA
- a CDS encoding alpha/beta hydrolase: protein MNRIPGSSSPFWQTAIVATTAICVGFTSFVRADETPSKIPLWKDGAPGSEDRMHEAEVVTGTNVSNVHHPSITPYLPTKEASTGTAILIAPGGGHSKLCLGHEGDSLAKWFAERGVAAFVMRYRLCREPDSGYTLEGHAMDDTRRAIRMIRSKSKEWNLDPNRIGILGFSAGGELAAYSAMHPQPGKPDSSDPIERVSSRPDFQGLIYPGKSDTFTVSEGMPPAFVAFGFHDREDIAFGMAKVYLKYKEANVPCEMHVYSEAGHGFGFRENNKTAAGRWPERMLEWLTDRDLLVQN, encoded by the coding sequence ATGAATCGTATACCCGGATCGTCCTCTCCGTTCTGGCAAACTGCGATCGTCGCAACCACCGCGATTTGCGTCGGTTTCACCTCATTTGTCCGCGCCGATGAAACGCCTTCCAAGATCCCTTTGTGGAAAGACGGTGCGCCAGGATCCGAAGACCGCATGCATGAAGCGGAAGTCGTCACTGGCACGAATGTCTCCAACGTTCACCATCCATCGATCACTCCGTACCTGCCGACCAAAGAAGCTTCCACGGGCACGGCGATTTTGATCGCACCGGGCGGAGGTCACAGCAAACTGTGTCTTGGCCACGAGGGCGATTCGCTAGCGAAATGGTTCGCCGAACGCGGAGTGGCCGCCTTCGTGATGCGATACCGACTTTGCCGCGAGCCGGATTCCGGTTACACGCTCGAAGGACATGCGATGGATGACACTCGCCGAGCCATTCGAATGATCCGATCCAAGTCGAAGGAATGGAATTTGGATCCAAACCGGATCGGGATATTGGGATTCTCAGCCGGCGGAGAATTGGCAGCCTATTCGGCGATGCATCCGCAGCCTGGAAAACCTGATTCCTCCGACCCGATTGAACGAGTCAGTAGCCGTCCCGATTTCCAAGGATTGATCTACCCGGGCAAGTCAGACACGTTCACTGTTTCGGAAGGAATGCCGCCGGCGTTCGTCGCGTTTGGTTTTCACGATCGAGAAGACATCGCGTTTGGGATGGCCAAGGTTTACTTGAAGTACAAGGAAGCCAATGTGCCTTGCGAAATGCACGTCTACAGCGAGGCGGGTCACGGATTTGGATTTCGTGAGAACAACAAAACCGCTGCGGGACGTTGGCCTGAACGAATGCTGGAATGGCTGACCGATCGCGATCTGCTAGTCCAAAATTGA